The segment ATCATGAGACGTTCTACACTGTTAGCAATTATCATGCTTGCAGTGTTTCTGACTTCACATTCTGCCCAAGCGCAGGTAAATCGTGAAACGCCGGATGCGCTGCAAGATCTCGGTATTGATGAGCATTTGGGAGACTACATCCCTCTTGATGCCAAGTTTGCAACCTCCGAAGGTGACAGTGTTGTGCTTGGTGATTTACTGGAGGAAGGAAAACCTGTTTTATTGAACCCGCTCTACTACGAATGCCCGATGTTATGCGGGCTTGTGATAGACGGAGTGATTAATGTTGTTGATGAACTGGCCTGGAAGCCCGGTAAAGAATTTATTGTAATCTCGATCAGCATTGACCCTGAGGAAAATGCTGAACTGGCAGCTAAGTCGAAAAAAAATTACCTGGCCGGTATGGACTCCACCACAAAAGCAGGGTGGCACTTCCTAACCGGAAAGAAAGATCAGATTGACAAAGTAATTGAAGCTGTTGGATTTGAATACAAAGAAATTGAGAAAACCGGAGAGTTTGCCCATAGTG is part of the Gracilimonas sediminicola genome and harbors:
- a CDS encoding SCO family protein, producing MRRSTLLAIIMLAVFLTSHSAQAQVNRETPDALQDLGIDEHLGDYIPLDAKFATSEGDSVVLGDLLEEGKPVLLNPLYYECPMLCGLVIDGVINVVDELAWKPGKEFIVISISIDPEENAELAAKSKKNYLAGMDSTTKAGWHFLTGKKDQIDKVIEAVGFEYKEIEKTGEFAHSAAIMLLSPQGKITRYLYGISYDSFNVRSALYESADGTIGNTVDKLVMYCYQYDPDSGSYAPVAINIMKLGGLATLIILGIFLGVLWLREKRKKPTSKTEFN